Proteins encoded in a region of the Saccharothrix ecbatanensis genome:
- a CDS encoding NADP-dependent oxidoreductase: MKAVVLERFGGPEELRLSEVARPEPGPGQVRVHVRTAGVNPFDGKVRSGSMEAVFRTSLPTILGSEVAGVVDAVGPDVTGLAVGDAVFGFADSGSYAEYTLATSVARKPEGLSWEHAVTLPVAGETTDRVLRLLDVQPGETLLVHGAAGGVGSVAVQVAVAAGLRVIGTAGPDNQEHVAALGATPTTYGEGLVERVRALAPEGIDAVFDVAGKGALPDSIELRGGTDRIVTIADSAAGELGVVFTGGPQQRSAERLAELADLAVQGKLRTTVAATFPLAEAAEAHRVSGAGHVRGKIVLTA, translated from the coding sequence ATGAAAGCCGTTGTGCTGGAACGGTTCGGCGGACCGGAAGAGCTGCGTTTGTCCGAAGTGGCACGCCCCGAGCCCGGTCCCGGCCAGGTGCGCGTCCACGTGCGGACCGCGGGCGTGAACCCGTTCGACGGGAAGGTCCGCTCGGGCTCGATGGAGGCGGTCTTCCGCACGTCGCTGCCCACGATCCTGGGTTCCGAGGTCGCCGGTGTGGTCGACGCGGTCGGCCCGGACGTCACCGGGCTCGCGGTCGGCGACGCCGTGTTCGGGTTCGCCGACTCGGGTTCCTACGCCGAGTACACCCTCGCCACCTCGGTCGCCCGCAAGCCCGAAGGGCTGTCGTGGGAGCACGCCGTGACGCTGCCCGTGGCCGGTGAGACGACCGACCGCGTGCTGCGTCTGCTGGACGTCCAGCCTGGTGAAACGCTGCTGGTCCACGGCGCGGCGGGCGGTGTGGGCTCGGTGGCGGTGCAGGTGGCGGTGGCGGCCGGTCTGCGGGTCATCGGCACCGCCGGCCCGGACAACCAGGAGCACGTCGCCGCCCTCGGCGCGACGCCCACCACGTACGGGGAAGGCCTGGTCGAACGGGTGCGGGCGTTGGCGCCGGAGGGGATCGACGCGGTGTTCGACGTGGCGGGCAAGGGGGCGCTGCCGGACTCGATCGAGTTGCGCGGCGGCACGGACCGCATCGTCACCATCGCCGACAGCGCCGCCGGCGAGCTGGGGGTGGTGTTCACCGGCGGTCCGCAGCAGCGGTCGGCCGAGCGCCTGGCCGAACTGGCCGACCTCGCCGTGCAGGGAAAGCTCCGCACCACCGTGGCGGCGACGTTCCCGCTGGCCGAGGCCGCCGAGGCGCATCGCGTCAGCGGCGCCGGCCACGTGCGCGGGAAGATCGTGTTGACGGCGTGA
- a CDS encoding MarR family winged helix-turn-helix transcriptional regulator: MEQPSTADAGRLSYAIFTLARAHRGFATALLRDLGLHPGQELLLMRLFDQDGQTQSELLDHVGLDHSTVSKSLRRMQEAGLLTREPSERDRRVLHVWLTDKGRAMREPVTRLWSTLERASVRNLTSEEADTFIRLASVVEDAIAHRHTYPSEETSR, translated from the coding sequence GTGGAACAGCCGAGCACGGCCGACGCGGGCAGGCTGAGCTACGCGATCTTCACCCTGGCCCGCGCGCATCGCGGTTTCGCCACCGCGCTGCTGCGCGACCTGGGTCTGCACCCCGGCCAGGAACTACTGCTGATGAGGCTGTTCGACCAGGACGGGCAGACGCAGTCGGAACTGCTGGACCACGTCGGCCTCGACCACTCGACGGTTTCGAAGTCGTTGCGCCGGATGCAGGAAGCCGGTCTGCTGACCCGGGAACCGAGCGAACGCGACCGACGGGTGCTGCACGTCTGGCTCACCGACAAGGGCCGTGCGATGCGCGAACCGGTGACCCGACTCTGGTCCACCCTCGAACGCGCCTCCGTGCGCAACCTGACCTCAGAGGAAGCCGACACCTTCATCCGACTCGCCAGCGTGGTCGAAGACGCGATCGCCCACCGGCACACCTACCCGAGCGAGGAGACCTCACGATGA
- a CDS encoding TetR/AcrR family transcriptional regulator: MGDKRGTSWDVELAGIREAAPKERADAARNRAKILDVAARLFARHGVADVSMDQIASEAGVGKGTLFRRFGDKAGLASALLGAREEDLQGAILSGPPPLGPGAPAGERLIAFVTAYAHFLEANLDLVRLSETANPGARYRTGAYRFWRLHVRILLAEARPDLDADFFAHALLAPLAADLRHATGEELSAKRFADGIARLARSLSGPQL; the protein is encoded by the coding sequence ATGGGTGACAAGCGCGGGACGTCCTGGGACGTCGAGTTGGCGGGTATCCGTGAGGCGGCGCCGAAGGAGCGTGCGGACGCGGCGCGCAACCGGGCCAAGATCCTCGACGTCGCGGCACGGCTGTTCGCGCGGCACGGCGTCGCCGACGTGTCGATGGACCAGATCGCCAGTGAGGCCGGGGTCGGCAAGGGGACGCTGTTCCGCAGGTTCGGGGACAAGGCAGGCCTGGCGTCCGCTCTCCTGGGCGCCCGCGAGGAAGACCTCCAGGGTGCGATCCTCAGCGGCCCGCCGCCGTTGGGGCCCGGTGCGCCGGCGGGGGAGCGGCTGATCGCCTTCGTCACCGCGTACGCGCACTTCCTGGAGGCCAATCTCGATCTCGTGCGGCTGTCGGAGACGGCGAACCCCGGCGCGCGCTACCGGACGGGCGCGTACCGGTTCTGGCGCCTGCACGTGCGCATCCTGCTGGCCGAGGCGCGGCCGGACCTCGACGCCGACTTCTTCGCCCACGCGCTGCTTGCCCCGTTGGCTGCCGACCTCCGGCACGCGACCGGTGAGGAGCTCTCCGCCAAGCGCTTCGCCGACGGCATCGCCCGACTCGCACGTTCTCTATCTGGTCCGCAGTTGTAG
- a CDS encoding DUF6896 domain-containing protein, with translation MFAARSQRTMAREGRTASGIEYSVHGVGCRMTDEDGREVDVDLIPDPHTTIVVEAFDVWRIKLFLSGNGYHPLTNEEVNAACEQLAACGELRVVKQGRWFALPPSD, from the coding sequence ATGTTCGCGGCGCGCTCGCAGCGGACGATGGCCCGCGAGGGTCGGACGGCCAGCGGCATCGAGTACTCGGTTCATGGCGTGGGATGTCGTATGACCGATGAGGACGGCCGTGAGGTGGATGTCGACCTGATCCCCGACCCTCACACGACCATCGTGGTGGAAGCCTTCGACGTCTGGCGAATCAAGCTCTTCCTCTCCGGCAACGGATACCACCCTCTGACAAACGAGGAAGTCAACGCCGCGTGCGAGCAGCTCGCTGCCTGCGGCGAACTGCGGGTGGTCAAACAGGGTCGATGGTTCGCGCTGCCGCCATCCGACTGA
- a CDS encoding FMN-dependent NADH-azoreductase: MTTLLHISASPRGEASESLAIARTFLDTYRAAHPDHRIDTFDLWDGTLPPFGPDAAAAKMAVFAGQEPSGAAAQAWDAASRTFDRFAAADAYLFSVPMWNAGVPYILKQFIDVVSQPGMVFGFDPERGYSGLLTGKKAAVVYTSAVYGDGRDTAFGQDFQRPFFSGWLRWAGIADVTEISFRPNLVTADAELGRKQAHEDAVTAAKTF, from the coding sequence GTGACCACCCTTCTGCACATCTCCGCGTCACCCCGTGGCGAAGCCTCGGAATCGCTGGCGATCGCCCGCACGTTCCTCGACACCTACCGGGCAGCCCACCCCGATCACCGGATCGACACGTTCGACCTGTGGGACGGCACCCTGCCCCCGTTCGGTCCCGACGCGGCAGCCGCCAAGATGGCCGTGTTCGCCGGTCAGGAGCCGTCGGGTGCCGCCGCGCAGGCCTGGGACGCCGCCTCGCGCACGTTCGACCGCTTCGCCGCCGCCGACGCGTACCTGTTCAGCGTGCCGATGTGGAACGCGGGCGTGCCGTACATCCTCAAGCAGTTCATCGACGTGGTGAGCCAGCCGGGGATGGTGTTCGGGTTCGACCCGGAGCGCGGCTACTCGGGTCTGCTGACGGGCAAGAAGGCCGCCGTCGTCTACACCAGCGCCGTTTACGGGGACGGTCGTGACACGGCGTTCGGGCAGGACTTCCAGCGCCCGTTCTTCAGCGGCTGGCTGCGCTGGGCCGGCATCGCCGACGTCACCGAGATCAGCTTCCGCCCCAACCTCGTCACCGCCGATGCCGAGTTGGGGCGCAAGCAGGCCCACGAGGACGCGGTCACGGCGGCCAAGACGTTCTAG
- a CDS encoding response regulator transcription factor — translation MWEGRAIGARREIAALATAGLAVAELHRAAIDLVERVVPTELACWASLDPDTAVISSMTSGATRIPAEFEPLLATYEYDGAEPHTFAELARRPNPVARLSDGPRHARSGRLNEVWRPLGLQNELRAVFRVDGTCWGAAGMVRRGEFTDREAEFVASVAPALAAATRVAARSGHHRAAGEPAIVVIGPDGVPRAATAAARSWQQELDEIAPGRFAVLLRAVVVGARSASSGTFRARVRDASGGWILLRADRLIGEDDDGDTAVTVERASGADLLDLLFAAYSLTTREREVCQEVVAGRSTSDIAARLAISAHTVQDHLKSVFGKVDVRSRGELVAKLLPEGQR, via the coding sequence ATGTGGGAGGGTCGGGCGATCGGCGCACGACGCGAGATCGCCGCACTGGCAACGGCGGGCCTCGCGGTCGCCGAACTGCACCGCGCCGCCATCGACCTGGTCGAACGGGTGGTGCCGACGGAGCTCGCCTGCTGGGCCTCGCTCGACCCGGACACCGCCGTGATCAGCTCGATGACCAGCGGCGCGACGCGCATCCCCGCCGAGTTCGAGCCGCTGCTCGCGACCTACGAGTACGACGGCGCCGAGCCGCACACGTTCGCCGAGTTGGCCCGCCGCCCCAACCCGGTGGCACGGCTGTCGGACGGTCCACGCCACGCCCGCAGCGGTCGGCTCAACGAGGTGTGGCGCCCCCTCGGCCTCCAGAACGAACTCCGCGCGGTGTTCCGGGTGGACGGCACGTGCTGGGGCGCGGCGGGCATGGTGCGGCGCGGCGAGTTCACCGACCGCGAGGCCGAGTTCGTCGCCTCCGTGGCACCCGCGTTGGCCGCCGCGACCAGGGTGGCGGCCCGGTCGGGGCACCACCGCGCCGCCGGCGAACCGGCGATCGTCGTGATCGGCCCGGACGGCGTGCCGCGAGCCGCAACGGCCGCCGCCCGATCGTGGCAGCAGGAGTTGGACGAGATCGCGCCCGGCCGGTTCGCGGTGCTGTTGCGGGCCGTGGTGGTCGGGGCGCGGTCCGCCTCGTCGGGCACGTTCCGGGCACGGGTCCGCGACGCGTCCGGCGGCTGGATCCTGTTGCGGGCGGACCGGTTGATCGGGGAGGACGACGACGGCGACACGGCGGTGACCGTGGAACGGGCGTCCGGTGCCGACCTGCTCGACCTGCTGTTCGCCGCCTACTCCCTGACCACCCGCGAACGCGAGGTGTGCCAGGAGGTCGTCGCCGGACGGTCCACTTCGGACATCGCGGCCCGGCTCGCCATCTCCGCGCACACCGTGCAGGACCACCTGAAGTCGGTGTTCGGCAAGGTCGACGTGCGCAGCCGCGGCGAACTGGTCGCCAAGCTCCTCCCCGAGGGGCAACGCTAG
- a CDS encoding cupin domain-containing protein has product MKTHLSSAGEGFELNSPDAKITVKVDAGHTDGAYELFEVDAPRGPTTPPHGTPWAKAYYVLHGRMAVLVDGEVYDVGPGASITIPPGASHTFTVHSPSVKFLAISLTDAMGRFFRDVDRVVPAGTPLGAAAPVLQDVVGRHGITVGEWPS; this is encoded by the coding sequence ATGAAGACACACCTCAGTAGTGCCGGCGAGGGGTTCGAGCTGAACTCGCCGGACGCGAAGATCACCGTCAAGGTGGACGCCGGGCACACCGATGGCGCCTACGAACTGTTCGAGGTGGACGCGCCGCGCGGCCCGACCACGCCGCCGCACGGGACGCCGTGGGCGAAGGCGTACTACGTGCTGCACGGCCGGATGGCGGTGCTCGTGGACGGCGAGGTGTACGACGTCGGGCCGGGCGCGTCGATCACCATCCCGCCGGGGGCGTCGCACACGTTCACCGTGCACTCGCCGTCGGTGAAGTTCCTGGCGATCAGCCTGACCGACGCGATGGGCCGGTTCTTCCGCGACGTCGACCGCGTCGTGCCCGCCGGCACGCCCCTCGGCGCCGCCGCCCCGGTGCTCCAGGACGTGGTCGGGCGGCACGGGATCACGGTGGGGGAGTGGCCGTCGTGA
- a CDS encoding DUF1304 domain-containing protein → MNVGVMSVVAQVAAGLAAGVHVLVFVWETLLFERPGVHWGVFKVRTEDVAPVRLWSFNVGLYNLFLGSGTVIGLIALNTGNESIGRALVFYTCGFMVLAGIGLGVSDRLALSRPKGTGVIGTISQITPALVAVIALALA, encoded by the coding sequence GTGAACGTCGGGGTGATGAGCGTCGTCGCGCAGGTGGCCGCCGGTCTGGCGGCGGGGGTGCACGTGCTGGTGTTCGTGTGGGAGACGCTGCTGTTCGAGCGGCCGGGCGTGCACTGGGGCGTGTTCAAGGTCCGGACCGAGGACGTGGCACCCGTGCGACTGTGGTCGTTCAACGTGGGCCTGTACAACCTGTTCCTCGGCTCCGGCACGGTCATCGGCCTGATCGCGCTGAACACGGGCAACGAGTCAATCGGCCGCGCGCTGGTGTTCTACACGTGCGGGTTCATGGTGCTGGCGGGCATCGGGCTCGGCGTCTCGGACCGGCTCGCGCTGAGCCGCCCGAAAGGCACCGGGGTGATCGGCACGATCTCCCAGATCACACCCGCGCTGGTCGCGGTCATCGCCTTGGCCTTGGCATAG
- a CDS encoding FecCD family ABC transporter permease, which yields MSREAVRGVGLLVSIGVLVLVILLSLWIGTKSIPFADTFALLLADDGTGDAAIVRDVRVPRAVLGVLVGAALGLSGAVMQALTRNPLADPGLLGVNMGAAAAIVSAIAFFGITSPLGYIWFALAGAAGTATVVYVLGAAGRGTATPDRLVLSGAALTAVLFAYVSAILLLFTHTFDSFRFWNVGSLAGRDFGLVGRISLFVVPGILIAFLLARSLNVLALGDHTGKALGANVNRIRAFGVIAVTLMAGAATAAAGPISFVGLTVPHVARMIGGSDQRWVLAFAAVLSPILLLGSDIVGRVIIAPQEMEVGIITAFIGAPVFIALCRRRKLATL from the coding sequence GTGTCGCGCGAAGCGGTGCGAGGGGTCGGCCTGCTGGTGTCGATCGGCGTACTGGTCCTTGTCATCCTGCTCAGCCTCTGGATCGGCACCAAGAGCATCCCGTTCGCCGACACGTTCGCCCTCCTCCTCGCCGACGACGGCACCGGCGACGCCGCGATCGTGCGCGACGTCCGCGTACCCCGAGCCGTCCTCGGCGTCCTGGTCGGCGCCGCCCTCGGCCTCTCCGGCGCGGTGATGCAGGCGTTGACGCGCAACCCGCTCGCAGACCCCGGCCTGCTCGGCGTGAACATGGGCGCGGCGGCGGCGATCGTGTCCGCCATCGCGTTCTTCGGCATCACCAGCCCGCTCGGCTACATCTGGTTCGCGTTGGCCGGCGCGGCGGGCACGGCGACCGTCGTCTACGTGCTCGGCGCCGCCGGTCGGGGCACGGCCACGCCGGACCGGTTGGTGCTCAGCGGCGCGGCGCTGACCGCGGTGCTCTTCGCCTACGTCTCGGCGATCCTTCTACTCTTCACCCACACCTTCGACTCGTTCCGCTTCTGGAACGTCGGCTCGCTCGCCGGCCGCGACTTCGGCCTCGTCGGCCGCATCTCGTTGTTCGTCGTACCCGGCATCCTGATCGCCTTCCTCCTCGCCCGAAGCCTGAACGTGCTGGCCCTCGGCGACCACACCGGCAAGGCACTCGGCGCGAACGTCAACCGCATCCGCGCCTTCGGCGTCATCGCCGTCACGCTCATGGCAGGCGCCGCGACCGCCGCCGCCGGGCCGATCTCGTTCGTCGGCCTGACCGTCCCGCACGTGGCCCGGATGATCGGCGGCAGCGACCAGCGCTGGGTGCTCGCGTTCGCCGCGGTCCTCTCGCCGATCCTGCTCCTCGGCTCCGACATCGTCGGCCGGGTGATCATCGCGCCGCAGGAGATGGAGGTCGGCATCATCACCGCGTTCATCGGCGCGCCCGTGTTCATCGCGCTGTGCCGCCGCCGGAAGCTGGCCACGCTGTGA
- a CDS encoding FecCD family ABC transporter permease, with translation MKTIRTPAFSLRISERALLVSTAIAALTVAAAVATMVSGDFPLTVGEVLATFLGQGDGYAEFVIFTLRLPRLLTGLLVGAALALSGAILQSLSRNPLASPDIIGFTQGAATGAIAVIVLVQGSMAETALGATVAGLLTSAAVYLLAFKQGVQGFRLVLIGIGVSAMMLAVNSYLLTRATLESALAAQTWLVGGLNNRGWDQAQVVAVVLAVLLPCALILGRRLALLEMGDSAATGLGVNAERTRLALLAVSVGLAAVATAAAGPITFVALAAPQLARRLTAASGPGLTASALMGGLLLVISDLVVQRLFPTTPLPVGIATGAIGGLYLVWLLAHEWRKGSTT, from the coding sequence GTGAAGACCATCCGGACCCCAGCCTTCTCGCTCCGGATCAGCGAACGCGCCCTGCTCGTGAGCACGGCCATCGCCGCGCTGACCGTCGCCGCCGCCGTCGCCACCATGGTCAGCGGCGACTTCCCGCTGACCGTCGGCGAAGTGCTGGCCACGTTCCTCGGTCAAGGCGACGGCTACGCCGAGTTCGTCATCTTCACGTTGCGCCTGCCACGCCTGCTCACCGGTCTGCTGGTCGGCGCGGCGCTCGCGCTCAGCGGCGCGATCCTGCAAAGCCTGTCCCGAAACCCGTTGGCCAGCCCCGACATCATCGGCTTCACCCAGGGCGCGGCCACCGGCGCGATCGCGGTGATCGTGCTCGTCCAGGGGAGCATGGCGGAGACGGCTCTCGGCGCCACCGTCGCCGGGCTGCTCACGTCCGCCGCCGTCTACCTGCTGGCGTTCAAGCAAGGCGTGCAGGGGTTCCGCCTCGTCCTGATCGGCATCGGGGTGAGCGCGATGATGCTCGCCGTCAACTCCTACCTGCTCACGCGGGCCACGCTGGAAAGCGCGTTGGCGGCGCAGACCTGGCTGGTCGGCGGCCTGAACAACCGGGGCTGGGACCAAGCGCAGGTGGTCGCCGTGGTGCTCGCCGTGCTGCTGCCGTGCGCACTGATTTTGGGACGACGCCTGGCGTTGCTGGAGATGGGCGACAGCGCGGCCACCGGCCTGGGCGTGAACGCCGAACGCACGCGCCTGGCGTTGCTCGCGGTGAGCGTCGGCTTGGCCGCCGTGGCCACCGCCGCCGCCGGACCGATCACGTTCGTGGCGCTGGCCGCGCCGCAACTGGCACGCCGGCTCACCGCCGCCTCTGGTCCCGGCCTGACCGCGTCCGCGCTGATGGGCGGCCTGCTGCTGGTCATCAGCGATCTGGTGGTGCAGCGGCTGTTCCCGACGACCCCGTTGCCGGTCGGCATCGCGACCGGTGCGATCGGCGGGCTCTACCTGGTGTGGCTGCTCGCCCACGAATGGCGGAAGGGGAGCACGACGTGA
- a CDS encoding ABC transporter ATP-binding protein, whose translation MAEGEHDVTLPKAEPRIGRLRGSDLTLSYDERVVVSGLDVEIPDGSFTVIVGPNACGKSTVLKALARMLKPRHGAVYLDGEAISSYRSKEVARRLGLLPQSSIAPGGITVGELVARGRYPHQRLLRQWSVDDEVVTEEAMRLTGVHDLADRLVDELSGGQRQRVWLAMVLAQQTSILLLDEPTTFLDIAHQIEVLDLCANLHEDGNHTLVAVLHDLNQACRYATHLIAMKPGIGVVAQGRPSDIVTAELVEDVFGLPCRVIADPETDTPLIVPLRRQRVTLAT comes from the coding sequence ATGGCGGAAGGGGAGCACGACGTGACACTGCCGAAAGCGGAGCCGAGGATCGGACGACTGCGTGGTTCGGATCTGACGCTGTCCTACGACGAGCGCGTGGTCGTGTCCGGGCTGGACGTCGAGATCCCGGACGGCTCGTTCACCGTCATCGTCGGCCCCAACGCGTGCGGCAAGTCCACCGTGCTCAAAGCGTTGGCGCGCATGCTCAAACCGCGCCACGGCGCCGTCTACCTGGACGGGGAGGCGATCTCGTCGTACCGGTCCAAGGAGGTCGCACGTCGGCTCGGCCTGTTGCCGCAGTCGTCCATCGCGCCCGGCGGCATCACCGTCGGCGAACTCGTCGCGCGCGGCCGGTACCCGCACCAGCGGCTGCTGCGGCAGTGGTCGGTGGACGACGAGGTGGTGACCGAGGAGGCGATGCGGCTGACCGGCGTGCACGACCTGGCCGACCGGCTGGTGGACGAACTGTCCGGCGGGCAGCGGCAACGGGTGTGGCTGGCCATGGTGCTCGCCCAGCAGACGTCGATCCTGCTGCTCGACGAGCCGACCACGTTCCTCGACATCGCGCACCAGATCGAGGTGCTGGACCTGTGCGCGAACCTGCACGAGGACGGCAACCACACGCTCGTCGCCGTCCTGCACGACCTCAACCAGGCGTGTCGTTACGCCACCCACCTGATCGCGATGAAGCCCGGCATCGGCGTCGTCGCGCAGGGCAGGCCGAGCGACATCGTGACCGCCGAACTGGTGGAGGACGTGTTCGGCCTGCCGTGCCGGGTGATCGCCGACCCGGAAACCGACACCCCGCTGATCGTGCCGTTGCGCCGGCAGCGCGTCACACTCGCCACCTGA
- a CDS encoding SDR family NAD(P)-dependent oxidoreductase, whose product MGILDGKAVIVTGAGRGLGEAYARHAAAEGARVVVNDIKGAEDVAASITSAGGLAVAHTGSVADPSTASALVDLCVSSFGQVDGLVNNAGITHFAEPWDDEPDVLRSVIEVNVLGTMYCGTAAAKVMRGGSIVNVVSGAMLGRAGAAAYSASKGAVASLTLSWAGSLAARNVRVNAVAPLAWTPMMDTDPRAAEISSRDQTPDKMAPLVTYLLSDLSSDVSGQLVRFLPDKLHVIAQYAVKQPVLVRDSWQVEDIASVFATDLTAEPPSRVRWRV is encoded by the coding sequence GTGGGAATTCTGGACGGCAAGGCCGTGATCGTTACCGGTGCCGGTCGTGGACTGGGTGAGGCGTACGCGCGGCACGCGGCGGCCGAGGGCGCTCGGGTCGTGGTGAACGACATCAAAGGTGCGGAGGACGTCGCCGCCTCGATCACGTCCGCCGGAGGTCTGGCCGTGGCGCACACCGGATCGGTGGCGGACCCGTCGACCGCGTCGGCGCTCGTGGACCTGTGCGTGTCGTCGTTCGGGCAGGTGGACGGCCTGGTCAACAACGCGGGCATCACGCACTTCGCCGAGCCGTGGGACGACGAGCCCGACGTGCTGCGCTCGGTGATCGAGGTGAACGTGCTCGGCACCATGTACTGCGGCACGGCGGCGGCCAAGGTGATGCGCGGCGGGTCGATCGTGAACGTCGTGTCCGGCGCCATGCTCGGCCGTGCCGGTGCCGCCGCCTACTCGGCGTCGAAGGGCGCGGTCGCGTCACTGACCCTGTCGTGGGCAGGCTCACTGGCCGCGCGGAACGTCCGGGTCAACGCGGTGGCGCCGCTGGCGTGGACCCCGATGATGGACACCGACCCGCGCGCCGCCGAGATCAGCTCCCGCGACCAGACCCCGGACAAGATGGCCCCGTTGGTGACGTACCTGCTCAGCGACCTCTCCAGTGACGTCTCCGGCCAGCTGGTGCGCTTCCTGCCGGACAAGCTGCACGTCATCGCGCAGTACGCCGTGAAGCAGCCCGTCCTGGTCCGCGACTCGTGGCAGGTGGAGGACATCGCCTCCGTGTTCGCCACCGACCTGACCGCCGAACCGCCAAGCCGCGTCAGGTGGCGAGTGTGA